gttgttaatgtTATGTACATGattactttccttttttttaaaaaaataataaagtacacTAACTGTCAAATGTGTTTCCAAAAGTTGTATCATTCAAAACAAGATTACCttacaataaacaaataagattaACAGATTTCTATTTATTGGTTATAGACATGTCTGCATACTTAGATATAGAAATGTTCTACTGTCGTGGCTGCTAAATTCACTTTTCATTATgtctttttacagtttttttattCAGTATGCTTGAGTAGTGTGTAATgcaaatatgataatataaaatGGGAtgcactaatattattattataggcaCTTTATTTGCAGTGCAATTCAAACAGCACCATTTCTATCAGTTGCTGTGATGTCAAAGAAAGAGTGCAGACAAACCTATTGTTTTAAACTTGCAATGGGCATTGACAATGTAAACAATACAAGACGCGCTAAGTACCATAAGTGTTTGATAGGAGATGACCCCAATTTGCTCTTAGAACaactttttgttttgcagtaaAAGTGTCAGTAGGCCGGCGGAGATGGGATATGGTGAGTTCATGCTGTTAACGACGGAGGGATGGGCGTTTGCGTTCCCTGACAGTTAGCTGTGTTTTTTGGAAATCATTTGTCATTGCAGCGGTGCATAGATATCACACAGAAGTACATGCTTCAGAAGTACATGCTTCAGAAGTACATGCTTCAGCAGCAGACAGGTATCAAATGTTTGAGTATAGTGTCTGACATCCTAAATCCTATTTGTAGCATTGCAGCAATCCTGATCAAGTAATAAATGGAGTGGGATAGTTCTATTATAGGTACACACATGCAAGTGTTGATTTTGATTAGGTCAAAGTGGTGTAAATATGGGCGTGTAAACTGGAACACAGGATTTGACTTTAGAAATGTTAGTATTGTTGAAGTGCAGCAGACTTCTCACAGTAGTGTAAAACTGCATTCTGGGAAGTTTACATTGCACAAGTCTTTCTTTTAGGATTAAGAGAAGCAGTTTATTCCTACTCCAACAGACTCAAGTAAACGAGATGCTGGCAGTTTCTGTTTTGGTTACCAGGAACTCCCTCTGCTGCTGATCTAAGCTAGCGCAGCCACATTCTCGCCTATAGAGCAGTGATGGAGATTTTAAGGGCCAATGGCAACCCCTGACTAATTCTGTGTAGTCTTGCTCACTTTCTGCCGATTAACTCTACAAGTTGCAGTCGCCAACGAGGCCCCGGTGCTACTGATAATGTAACAAGTGGGTGTGTACaacacagcaggatgtttacagagTTTAGAGTTCATTAGCATGGTCGTGTTGCACCATGTTGCATCTTGTATGGTTATGGTAATATGTTTCAGTGGATGTCACATTTATGAGCATGTTGTGGGCATTTCTGTTGGAAAACTAGTCCAGTCTTGACTGTAACACGGCAGCGATAAAACACCCACAATCCTTTTGGGAGAGAATTATTTCCTTTCTGCATGTAAACGGGGCGGAGTTTCTGTCTGTTTAATCTGTGAGGTAGACGTTCAGAGGAGGAAGTGGTAGTCATGCTTGTTCCTCCTGGGCCCGGGAATGCTGATCTGGCAGGAGTAAATTCCAAGTCAGACTGATGTGTGCTTGCCGAGCAACGCTTAGACCTTGAGACTGACTTTGCGTGCCTTGTAAAGGGGATTTACTCCATGCTGTATTCTTGCGTGCGGGTAGGGTAGGCAGGATTAAGAAAGTTTGATGTAACATACAATGTATGCCAACAAGAGAACAGTACTTATGTCCGGATTATAATATTAGATAATTAGTTTTCATACAAATCCCAGGTTTATGGGACTGAGTATACGGCATAACTGTTTCTGCTAATACTGGGAGAATGGAACCTTTTCACTTCATCAGGAGTTTTTGGGTGTCGAGTTGTTTAACAGGTAAACTTATGGATGCATACTCCAAAATACAGGCCATTAGCAGATTAAGTCTTCTCTGTAGCTGGCTCCCCACGATCAGAATAGAAGTCAACAATTTGATGATTTTGTTGATGTGAAGAGCAAACCTTGTTCAGCACGGGAGACTAATAAATATATCCATTTTCTTACCATATGTTGTTCTTGGCATCATTTTAACAACTTGAGACAACTGCCAAATAGTTAATTGGTCTTTCAACTGCTCTCCACAGCTCCCTGGTTGAGGTTGGCATAATGGGAGTCACATCGATGGACCACGGCACAGCTGGAAAACGCATCAGAAAACCTTCGCTTCTCTATGAGGGCTTTGAGAGTCCCGGGATGCCCCCCCTCAGTCACATGACCCCCTCGGGACCCCCACAGCCCCAGGTGAAAGACCCCAACCGACACGGGAGGATGACCAACCAACTTCAGTTCCTACAGAAAGTCCTGCTCAAGTCTTTGTGGAGGCACCACTTCGCCTGGCCCTTCCACGAACCTGTAGATGCGGCCAAGCTCAGCCTGCCTGTGAGTGTGAATACAAGACATTAAACTTAACCTTCCTTCTGTCTAGAGGAGGAACCAAACTTAGTTTCCACAAAATACCAACGGTGACACATGTCAGTAGAGatgtcccaaataccattttttgtgCCAGTGTTACGCTACACACAATAAACAtcgatatctgtctgagaatcactaatgataattaatgtgcaatatgaataatgtgctattttgggatttatacattattacatttatataaaaatgcaatagaatactgatttggaggatTACTACAGCAAGGATTGAAGCTtggaagcatttgggtcagccctaatgTGTCACTGTAGCATCTATCTTTTTAATCTATTTGGTCGCCACGTAGGCGCCCATTGCGTCTTACTTGATCAAAAAGTAATTTTGGAATGTAGTGGCCCCTGTTTCCGATCCTGAAcgtgtctctgtctccctccagGACTATCATAAGATCATCAAAACACCCATGGACATGGGTTCTATTAAGAAGAGACTAGAAAATAACTACTACCGCTGTGCCAGTGAGTGCATGCAGGACTTCAACACCATGTTCACCAACTGCTACATCTATAACAAGGTaagactttgtgtgtgtgtgtcggggtcTGATAAAGTGCGAGACACCCTGGCAAGATAATGTTAAATGCTAGCTGCTATTGGTAGCCTAGACATGCTGATTTTTGTCGACAAAACGAGcattataaaatctgataaAAATCATATCCCCTGGAAATCATGAAGTCGGTGACAGATGTGTAACGTTAACATGACTTGTTTGCAACATGCATCATGCAACAACCATTTTCCACAAATCCCCTTCCCTCTGCAGCCGATGGATGACATAGTCCTGATGGCTCAGTCTCTGGAGAAGGCTTTCCTACAGAAAGTGGCTCAGATGCCCCAGGAGGAACTAGAGCTGCCATCCCCCCCTCCGCGGAGCAAACCAAGCAAAACTGGCAGAAAAGGCAGAGGTAATGCATGTGAGTAGTAGCTGCAACCAGGCTAATACAGCCAGACATGTCAACAGTACACGTGTATAATCCTTCTAAATGCACATGCATTGTGCAAAAACtgttttacttaatttattcTCCTCCTATCAccgccccctctctctctctctctctctctctctctctctctctctcgctctcgctctctcccagTCTCTGGAGGCGTGACAACAGCTCATCAGGTCCCAGCTGTTTCCCAGTCAGCGTACTCACCTCCCACCCCGGAAACACCGGACTCCATCCTCTCCACCcccccacagacacacatgacCAAGAGCCTGCCCCCTATCCTTACAACTGAGCAAAGCATCCCTACCATTACCGGTCTGCCTCCCACACAGCCCACTGCTAAGGTAGTGTATAACACTAATGAACATGGTGTATTTGTGTAGTAATGAAGACCAGAGAATAATCACCCCTCTCTTCATCTTCTTTTCTTCAATCACAGAAAAAGGGTGTGAAAAGGAAAGCAGACACGACCACCCCAACCACTGTAGCCATGCCCATCATGAGCACCATGGGCGTCAGCGGCATCAGTCTGGGGATGGGCGGCGGGCACGACTCCCCGCTCACCCTCACTTCTCTGGGGGTGGACCACAGCTCCACGCTGGGGATGAACCAAGGCATGAGCATGGGGATGGGAATGGGaatggggatggggatggggatgggcATGGGTATGGGCTCCAAAGGAGGCGGGGGCAGGAGAGTAGTGAGTGGGCGACCAATCAAACCTCCCAAGAAGGATTTACCAGATTCCATGGTGCCAGCGCCGGTGCGCCGCAGCAAGCTGAACCCCCAGCTGCGCTACTGCAACGGCGTCCTGAAGGAGCTGCTGTCAAAGAAGCACGCAGCGTACGCATGGCCGTTCTACAAGCCCGTCGACGCCTCGTCACTCGGTCTCCACGACTACCATGACATCATTAAGCAGCCCATGGACCTCAGCACCATCAAGGTATTTGCCTCaggaataaacacacacacaactgtcaTCATATATTTCTTCTGATAAGGAATAAGCGTTCGCTATAAGGTGTGGCCTAGTTCTTAAAACACCAGTGACACCAGACAGTGGAGCAGATACATTTGCTTTGCTAAAATCTCATCGTCTTCAGCGGAAGATGGACGGCAGAGAGTATCGTGACGCCCGGCAGTTCTCTGCTGATGTGAGGCTGATGTTCTCCAACTGCTACAAGTACAACCCCCCTGATCATGATGTGGTGGGCATGGCCAGGAAACTGCAGGTAATGCTCTTACTCCAGTTATACAATTTATGATTCTTGTTATTTTTGCAGGAGCTTAATTCCGTTCTACTGCTACTGTCTCGTCTTTCCCTCGCTGTCGTCTGCCTCAAATCATCACGGTGTCCTCGTTTTCAAACTGGCTCACTCACGTactgttttaatcattttaggACGTCTTTGAGTTCTGCTTCGCTAAGATGCCAGACGAGCCTCCAGCGCCCCCTagctcctcatcttcctcctcctcgtcgtcATCGTCATCTGAGAGCAATGTCAGCAGTGAGAGTGAGGAGAGCGAGAGCAGCCCCAGCTCTGACtctgaggaggagagggcaAACCGTCTGGCAGAGCTGCAGGAACAGGTTTGTACTCCAgtatatccacacacacacacacacgcgcacatgcacacgcacacacacacaatataatatataatttagcGATGTCCTTTCCTCTGTGTTACATTGAcacatctgtcttttttttctgtccctTCAGCTAAAAGCCGTACACGAGCAGCTCACCGCACTCTCACAGGGCCCCATCGTCAAAcccaagaaaaagaaagagaagaaggacaagaaaaagaagaaaaaagtagaaaaagagAAGCATCGTAAGGTCGAGGAAGAGGTGACCCCTATCAGACCGCCCAAAACCCCCAAGATCACCAAGACTCCCAAACCCAAGAGCAACCGAGGGCAGGCCGCTCCTGTAGTGCCGGTCAAGAAGGCGCCaagcaagaaaaacaacaagagcAAGTGAGTACTGCCACCTGCTGGGCAAAGTTGGAATTGTATGTGGAGCATTCTGTGTTTTGCTGCACGTGGGAGATGCCTCAGACACTTTGCCCATGAGAGCAGACCGATCGCTAGATGTTGTAGGACATACAGAAATTGTTAttgtaatgtaaaataatatcCATTCAAGTCATATAATGTGATGTCTGGTTGGTTGCTGTTATGGGTTAGACTAGACCATCTTTTAACAGTCTCCATCTCCTTCTCCGCTGTCCTCCCATCAGAACCAAAAAGGGCGGCATGACATTAAGCGTGCCTCAGCCGGTCCACGATCCCATAGTGAGCCATTATGACTCcgacgaagaggaggagacggCACCCATGTCCTACGATGAGAAGCGTCAACTCAGCCTGGACATCAACAAGCTGCCCGGCGAGAAGCTGGGCCGCGTCGTTTACATCATCCAGTCCCGCGAGCCCTCGCTCCGAGACACCAACCCCGAGGAGATCGAGATCGACTTCGAGACCCTGAAGCCATCGACACTGCGGGAGCTGGAGAGATACGTTATGACGTGTCTGAGGAAGAAACCCCGAAAGCCATACGGTCAGTAGAAGAGATCGTAAAACTAATGATCTAGTTTTGGCTCATAATCTGGcagatttgtttgtttgacttttttagTTTAAAATCTTTAATATTTCACGAGTCTTGGGGATTTGTAGATCTTTGATAATTTAGCACAGTACCTCCATCTCATGGATATTGTTACTTCTCTGTTTCTATGCAGCAAGTAAAAACAACATTGCTGGCAAATCTCGGGAGGAGCTCGCTCTGGAGAAACAAATGGAGCTGGAGAGAAGGCTGATCGACGTCAGCGGTCAGCTCAACTCTGGGAAGAAGCCTGCTAAGACCAAACGTGAGTCCTCCATACGACAGTCTTAAAGAGTACAGTGTTAGGACAGGAAATCATTTCATATTAAGTCATTAAAAGCTtccagattattattattttaagtgGCAGATAATGGTCAGGAATCTGTACGTGTTTattgctagggctgtcaaccggatatttaatcgcgatcaatCGAAATGTACccaaaagggagatttgtgaagtactCAGGGATGATAATCAAGAAGAATAAATTCTAATAAGACAGTGAGATGCGTATAGATCCATGTTATTAATAGTTTTATAATTGCAGCATCTTTTTGTTGAGatattaaaaatgtttcaaGTTACGTTGTCTAGAAATAACTTTCTTATCTTTCCGCCAGCAGAGAAacctgcagcagagcagcactcCCAGCCATCACGCCTCAGcgccagcagctcctcctcggACTCCTCTTcatcgtcctcttcctcctcatcctcagacACAAGCTCGGACTCCGGCTGAGAGGCAGGGAGTTTTAACATTTGAAAGGGTCATGTGGGGGACCCTTGGGTGTTTAGCTTCCCATCCAAGTGGACTGAACTGCAGTAGAGCTACTGACGATGGAGCCGCAGGACGGATCAGATGAGACCAGCAGGCAGAACTGGTCCGACTCAACTAGTGTTCAAaccaagaaagagagagagagatggggctTTCCCTGCGCTCggctcatccatccatccaaaccTGTCCTGGACACAGAAAAGTTGAGAATGGatggaaaggaggaggagactcATTGTAAAGTCCTGCCAGTTCTCTGGAGAACCGGCCTTGCTGGGCAGAGCGAGGGACGCTCCATGTCCtgcgaaaaaaacaaaaaaaagcgaGAAGAGAGACGCATGCGTTGGAGGGATATGGGTGCTAGAGCCAGAATCTGTCTGATTTCTGGAGATAACTTCCCTTCTTCCTGTGCTCCCTGTCTTTATGCTGTATAGATAAGGTGTACAGTTATATAAAtatctatttttcttttataaagAAGCATTTTATGGAGCTAATTTATTCCCTCATTCTGGGAACGATGAACCGGTGCGGGTggagttgttttagtttttttcttgaGTGACAAAGAGGGTAGGGGctggggggggtggagggggaagGACACGTGCGTGtgaatgtatgaatgtgtcacgtgtgtgtttgcatgtgcgAGTGTGAGATCCTCATAGTTTTGACGCAGGCGTTGAAAATCAGTCTGCACGCAGAAGCACCTTGGTTCAGTAGAATACATAATGCATGCAATACAGAGGAGCTGACAGACATCTGCATACTACGTTACTGCATCCTTGTGTACTCATGTACTTGTTTGAAAGGGGTTGGCCACTGTACAGGGATGTGACATAGTTACGCATCAGTTTATACAGAACGTATATATCTGTTCCCATGTGtgctctgtctttttctttttttttttttcatccatttcAATTTCTCTGTAAAACATgttgcctttttttcttcttgtgacCAATCTGCTAATAAATTGTGAGGACGTGTCTTGTCCACTCACCCGTGCCCAAAATAACATCTCGGTTCTTTTGATTTCTTCTGGTTCAGTTTGTCACAAAAACATCTGACGACACTTGAGGATTTGAAGTCGCAAGAAGAAAAGGTTGTGCTGGTTCTGACGTTGTTTTATTCTCGTAGGTGAAGTGTTTtggattgattatttttttcccctcatggGCCGTCACTTCTCAACACCACGGtgtcacaaaaaacaaaacaatttggCTTTTAGGCTCTGTGGCAGCTTCaagttttattttctgtattaacTGAGTTTTGTTTCAGAGTAAGTTTACTTATTTGTGTGATTTAAAAACCTTAGTTATACCAACAACATGAGGTTGTGGACGGGGAGATTTAACCTCCTCTGCAGGTGAAGAGAAGCTTTGGGATCCAGCAGCCAGTTCAGACAACAGATGGTTTAATGTTGTGAGTAATATCAATGCACTGTTTGTTTGGTATTACTGaacaattttgtgtttttttttagggaaGGTTGtcctttttgttctttttaaaatcGCCTATGACTTGAGATTGGAATATTGTATGTTTGAAactgattatttatttagaagGAATTTGAATGCAGATTTTTTTCATAATCAAAAGCTTTTAAATTGAAGTCTACTGTATGAAATATGCACAGATTAACTGTCAGGATTGTAGAGGTGTACATATTTTATAGTCTCAATCtttgagcatgtttttgtttttttctcttcagtAATTtagtcaagcttttttttttctttagtccagagaagataattttttttggggCTTCTGTTGTAAAACATAAAACTCCAGTTGTCAGTCTTACTTTTCTGAAGTTTGTCAGAAATCTGAATGCCTCTGTACTCGACTCCCATCATTTCATCTGAACATCTGTACATAAATAAACGGAGACATGTTCATCTTTTCACTGACTGGGGGGAGATTTTATTTACAGATTATGTCATTTAGgaactaaactgaaatgaaGAATGAGGATGTTCTTACATGACCCGAGTTGAGAAACCTTTGAAAACAGTGACATCTACTGttacaaaatatattaaaatgtgcTGTTCCAAGGGACAGTTAATTCAGATTCAGCCCAGTCTTTTttatctgagaaaaaaaaatagaactaGCAGTGACTCTTTTTCTGtgatgtaaaaaataaacagattccGGCTGTCAAAATGCGATAAAAACAAGTTTGTTGTAATGGCACTAATTTTTTAAACGCATTTACAtgacttgtgatttttaggttatagtgggctcagttttaaagtgtgAAGACGTGTCTTGTCCACTCACCCGTGCCCACATAACATTTTGATTTCTTCTGGTGTTCAGGTTCAGTTTGTCACAAAAACATCTGACGAGACTTGAGGATTTTggagttgcaaaaaaaaaaggttgtgcTTTAAAcgttacaacgtagtaggtgtagtaggcccccgaatgacccacatctatggtgcttatagcgaccgataacgcctgtTTAacgacctgataacagtcgactCGGGTGCAGCAATGACACACCCGATCCTTCCTGTAATTCCTGCACAGCACGTCCTAACCTTTCCCCATTTGTTCCAGGACTGCTGACACATACTCTACCTGCATGACAGGCGGGAGGGCACAGAAACGTGTTGGACAGCTATTGGAGCAGGATCTGTGGACGAGGAACATAGCTGCTCTTTTATGATCTAttgtcacatttatttatttttaacacctGAAGGTATGATATTGTGTAATATCACAGTAATAAAGTAAGCCTTTAAAATACAGTTTATGGTAATGGGTGTAGGCTACTTTCAATTTTGACAGAATCTATTTTACTCATATTTTAAATTTGGCTTTTATATTGATTTAGTAATATTGTACATGTTGCATTGCActgtgcatgtactgtatgtgtctgcACATCAATCAGCAATGCATGTAATGTCTTGTGCTACATAGATATGTAAGTGTACCTATACATATTTATACCAGTGTGCATTGTAGCCTACAAACTGTAAAGTTTTGatggaagattttttttatattttcagcaTATACTTTATATGCTTTATTCTGTTTAATTTGTCTCGTATTCCAGCAGGAGTTTAACTTGGTTGTAAACTACTTTCATTAGTGCAAGTGCTCACTTTCCATAGAATCCTGTTGCAGGATAATACTGTGAAAATCAGATGAAGCAAAGTCAGAAGTTACTAAGCAACAGGATCAGCTCTTGGCAGCGACAATAGAGCTCAGCTCAGTCGGAAACATTGAGTTCTCTCCTGTTCTGCAGAAAAATACAGCAGAGTTACAGTCACTGGGGTTTTACTGACAACTATGTTACTGCCAAATCTATGATTCATGCAACTTGTGAATAAATAGagaaatagtgtttttttttttaaagcaaatacAGAAAGAAATGAAGACGGTTGTAAACCAAAAcacatataacaaaaaaaaaactcaatgaTGACAAATATCactattaaattatatatatatatatatatatatatatatatatatatatagatagttATAAAAtgtcctgtggactcatggagtAGATGATAAGACGTGACAGGTCCTGGATCAGAGATAAAATTAGCTTAGtttaatacaattaaaaaaaacaaaaaaactttaccctatataatatatatatatatatatatatatatatatatatacatatatatatatatttattcacaatatataatatatatatatatattatatattgtgaataaatggagaaatatatatatatatatatatatatatttatatatagggtacaactaaaaaaaaaaatactttaccctaaaatatatatatatatatatatatatatctccatttattcacaatatatatatgtatattgtgAATAAatggagatatatatatatatatatatatatatatatagggtacaactaaaaaaataaatactttaccctatatatatatatatatatatatatatatatttatatatccatttattcacaatatatatatatatatatacatatatatatatagatttgagaaccagaaatattatatttatatattatactttttGGTAGCCTTCTTCCTATCCAGGGAATTTGTACCTTGGTTGCAGGGTAAGAAAGTAATCAGTTGATAAGTATGCTCTACACAACTGCTGTCTAGTTGAAAGCTCTTATCTTGAAAGTGTTTACCGGAAGTGATCGTATCTGTCTTTAAACTACTTCCGGTGTGcactgtaaaaataaaagcagagaCGGATGTAGTTACGGACTGTGTCCACCGGAGGGCGGTGTTTACCTGTGATTGTATTATACAGGATTATAAACGCTGTTTTTAACTATAAACTCTGATAAAGCCTCTAAATCAAACACAAGACTTCTGGTAAACACATTCATTATGgagattaaaaatgaaaaaaactctATCTAacaaaaggataaaaaaaaaatatgtttatgaatgaatgattttatttcgaacataaaaagaaataaaaacagatacaaaataataacaaacaaaacaagagtaatagtgtccgaaaaggagtaggtagaaatAAAACTTATTAACTATATTTCCCTATACCCCTttttcacttctcctctaatgactcatatatcatagaatgataatataatataatatattataatataatgtaatatgatataatataatataatatgatatcatataatataatataatataatataatatataatataatataatatataatataatatgatataatataatatgatataatatgatataatataatataatataatataatataatatataaactatcccagatttatttacatctcaaattaaatatatgaacagcaccccaagtttatttacaacccacatatccatctggagttaaaaagtagatataaaccaacccttaacgcagtccttatcacaactcttcctcaaccatattcctcccaaaaatatctttgttgcatagctttttaaagtgatttctatttgtgctccgcttcaacccatcacctaaccctTTCCACACatccaccccacagactgaaatacacacacatatatatatatatatataatactcttCTTTCttgtacgaacacaatgcttttgaaaatgaaatgatatcatgtatttttgtttatagcttatattgtatattggtagaatttttttttttttaattcttattttattctaacgtttttatctattcttttgttactAACCTGCTTATTTGcatcaacaaaaccaaagcagattcctagtgtatacctcttacacctggcaataaacaccattctgattctgattctgaatctGAATagtagtaaaataataatagttaggATAAATCGTTAGTCCTGTGCGCCCTCTTGTGGCCACAACGAGTAACAGCAACAGCCCTCTACTGCACTGTTATACGGTGACCAGGGGGATGAGCACAACACAACTGTCTTTAACAAAATATGTATTCATATGTTTGTCAATCAATACGCCGGTTTTCTCTGTTTCACATCCATTTAGTTATTAATAAAGCATTATTAAACAGAGACAGGGAAAGAGAAGcaatgggaggaagagaggaaaggacgGTGGTTTCACAGAGTTCAGAGGAAAGTGGAAGAACAGGAGAGATGAGATGCAATATTTTACAAAAGAAACTAAATGAGTGTTATAAAACATTATTTCAGTATCTTAGACAAACTAGTATGATTGGAAAAATATgaagttgtttgttttctttttcttttctttatttttgggGATATAGTGATAATGATCCCCACTCCAGACCActtggtggcggtaatgcaccaaaTCGTTGTTTGCCAACCGtcaataaacctcaaagaagaagaagcagagctGTGACCCTTGTTTCTGATTGTCTGTCACACAGCTGTTTATGGTTTCATGTTACATCATGTTTTAATGCGTCTAAATAGATAAATACGTCACAGACATTATACCGGAGGCTGTTTGTAATCAATATCATGTTTTACTTTTGGAGAAGTGTTAGTTAGTCAGCTCACCTTCAGGTGAGACTAGCTCAGTTTGTTTGCACACCTCACAAACAAAGTGAGGTTAATCCAGAGCTCACATTACCTAAAGGTTACAACCCAGCATGGCTGCTTCCACAAGGCTCATA
This Sebastes fasciatus isolate fSebFas1 chromosome 17, fSebFas1.pri, whole genome shotgun sequence DNA region includes the following protein-coding sequences:
- the brd2a gene encoding bromodomain-containing protein 2a isoform X6, whose product is MGVTSMDHGTAGKRIRKPSLLYEGFESPGMPPLSHMTPSGPPQPQVKDPNRHGRMTNQLQFLQKVLLKSLWRHHFAWPFHEPVDAAKLSLPDYHKIIKTPMDMGSIKKRLENNYYRCASECMQDFNTMFTNCYIYNKPMDDIVLMAQSLEKAFLQKVAQMPQEELELPSPPPRSKPSKTGRKGRGNAFSGGVTTAHQVPAVSQSAYSPPTPETPDSILSTPPQTHMTKSLPPILTTEQSIPTITGLPPTQPTAKKKGVKRKADTTTPTTVAMPIMSTMGVSGISLGMGGGHDSPLTLTSLGVDHSSTLGMNQGMSMGMGMGMGMGMGMGMGMGSKGGGGRRVVSGRPIKPPKKDLPDSMVPAPVRRSKLNPQLRYCNGVLKELLSKKHAAYAWPFYKPVDASSLGLHDYHDIIKQPMDLSTIKRKMDGREYRDARQFSADVRLMFSNCYKYNPPDHDVVGMARKLQDVFEFCFAKMPDEPPAPPSSSSSSSSSSSSSESNVSSESEESESSPSSDSEEERANRLAELQEQLKAVHEQLTALSQGPIVKPKKKKEKKDKKKKKKVEKEKHRKVEEEVTPIRPPKTPKITKTPKPKSNRGQAAPVVPVKKAPSKKNNKSKTKKGGMTLSVPQPVHDPIVSHYDSDEEEETAPMSYDEKRQLSLDINKLPGEKLGRVVYIIQSREPSLRDTNPEEIEIDFETLKPSTLRELERYVMTCLRKKPRKPYASKNNIAGKSREELALEKQMELERRLIDVSGQLNSGKKPAKTKQKPAAEQHSQPSRLSASSSSSDSSSSSSSSSSSDTSSDSG
- the brd2a gene encoding bromodomain-containing protein 2a isoform X5, with the protein product MGVTSMDHGTAGKRIRKPSLLYEGFESPGMPPLSHMTPSGPPQPQVKDPNRHGRMTNQLQFLQKVLLKSLWRHHFAWPFHEPVDAAKLSLPDYHKIIKTPMDMGSIKKRLENNYYRCASECMQDFNTMFTNCYIYNKPMDDIVLMAQSLEKAFLQKVAQMPQEELELPSPPPRSKPSKTGRKGRGNAFSGGVTTAHQVPAVSQSAYSPPTPETPDSILSTPPQTHMTKSLPPILTTEQSIPTITGLPPTQPTAKKKGVKRKADTTTPTTVAMPIMSTMGVSGISLGMGGGHDSPLTLTSLGVDHSSTLGMNQGMSMGMGMGMGMGMGMGMGMGSKGGGGRRVVSGRPIKPPKKDLPDSMVPAPVRRSKLNPQLRYCNGVLKELLSKKHAAYAWPFYKPVDASSLGLHDYHDIIKQPMDLSTIKRKMDGREYRDARQFSADVRLMFSNCYKYNPPDHDVVGMARKLQDVFEFCFAKMPDEPPAPPSSSSSSSSSSSSSESNVSSESEESESSPSSDSEEERANRLAELQEQLKAVHEQLTALSQGPIVKPKKKKEKKDKKKKKKVEKEKHRKVEEEVTPIRPPKTPKITKTPKPKSNRGQAAPVVPVKKAPSKKNNKSKTKKGGMTLSVPQPVHDPIVSHYDSDEEEETAPMSYDEKRQLSLDINKLPGEKLGRVVYIIQSREPSLRDTNPEEIEIDFETLKPSTLRELERYVMTCLRKKPRKPYASKNNIAGKSREELALEKQMELERRLIDVSGQLNSGKKPAKTKPEKPAAEQHSQPSRLSASSSSSDSSSSSSSSSSSDTSSDSG
- the brd2a gene encoding bromodomain-containing protein 2a isoform X1, producing the protein MDMAVNPLLDSSLVEVGIMGVTSMDHGTAGKRIRKPSLLYEGFESPGMPPLSHMTPSGPPQPQVKDPNRHGRMTNQLQFLQKVLLKSLWRHHFAWPFHEPVDAAKLSLPDYHKIIKTPMDMGSIKKRLENNYYRCASECMQDFNTMFTNCYIYNKPMDDIVLMAQSLEKAFLQKVAQMPQEELELPSPPPRSKPSKTGRKGRGNAFSGGVTTAHQVPAVSQSAYSPPTPETPDSILSTPPQTHMTKSLPPILTTEQSIPTITGLPPTQPTAKKKGVKRKADTTTPTTVAMPIMSTMGVSGISLGMGGGHDSPLTLTSLGVDHSSTLGMNQGMSMGMGMGMGMGMGMGMGMGSKGGGGRRVVSGRPIKPPKKDLPDSMVPAPVRRSKLNPQLRYCNGVLKELLSKKHAAYAWPFYKPVDASSLGLHDYHDIIKQPMDLSTIKRKMDGREYRDARQFSADVRLMFSNCYKYNPPDHDVVGMARKLQDVFEFCFAKMPDEPPAPPSSSSSSSSSSSSSESNVSSESEESESSPSSDSEEERANRLAELQEQLKAVHEQLTALSQGPIVKPKKKKEKKDKKKKKKVEKEKHRKVEEEVTPIRPPKTPKITKTPKPKSNRGQAAPVVPVKKAPSKKNNKSKTKKGGMTLSVPQPVHDPIVSHYDSDEEEETAPMSYDEKRQLSLDINKLPGEKLGRVVYIIQSREPSLRDTNPEEIEIDFETLKPSTLRELERYVMTCLRKKPRKPYASKNNIAGKSREELALEKQMELERRLIDVSGQLNSGKKPAKTKPEKPAAEQHSQPSRLSASSSSSDSSSSSSSSSSSDTSSDSG